Part of the Deltaproteobacteria bacterium genome is shown below.
CGCAAAGAGAATGCCGTCGACCCGGTCTAAGAAACCACCGTGACCAGGAATCAGCACCCCCGAATCCTTGACACCGGAAAAGCGCTTGAAGGTCGACTCCACCAAATCACCCAGCTGGGCGGCAATACCGCCTGCCATCGCCAATCTGGTCATGAATCCAAACGATCCGAGGGCATTCAGAAAGATTAAATTGACTAAATGGGCACCGACGACGCTGGCCAAAACGCCAGCAATGGCGCCTTCCCAGGTCTTTTTCGGCGAGATCACGGGTGCCAATTTACGATCACCCAGAATTTTGCCGCCGTAGTAGCGGCCACCAAAATAGGCGCCCGTGTCACCACACCAGGTCACCGCCATCAGAAGGAGAACGTAGCGCGCGTTCGGCCCAGCGCGGTACAAAAACCAGACGATGACCCACGGCAAAGCGCCGTAGCACAGCGAAATGAGAATACCGAACGCCCGTCCGGCTGCGACATCGATGTCCTTGGATGAGAAGACACCAATCAGCAGCGCCATAAATGCCGCAAAGGCCACCGAACCAACCGCTACCTCGGCCGTGTCAGAGACACTGGCAATCAGTACGGCCCAGCCGAGAAAAACCGTTATGGCGGGAAAAACGTACACCTGCGGCAGCCGATGGCCGGTGATGGGGTCGATTTGCGGCGCGGGATTAGCCGCTAGCTTACGGTCCAAGGCCGGCAGGACCATCATCGCCATTTCACTGACCGACAAGGTGCAGCTGAACAGCAAGAACAGCACAACAAACCACGATGGACCAAAAAGAAAGGCGAACAGCGTCAGTGGCAATAAAATGGCCGCCGCCGCCACGCGCTTACGCAGGTTACTCCAATTCTGTATCTGCAACATCCCGATCGGCATATCAGTCGTGGCACTCAGCAGTTAGTGGCATCTCGTCACAAGCGACCTCGCCGCTGCGCGCTGCTGGGTCGGCATCCTCTGCCAGAAGACCAAAGCGGCGCTGGCGACTGGTATACTCGTACAGAGCCTGCACGAGCTGATCCTTGCGAAAATCAGGCCAATGGATATCGGTAAAATAAAACTCCGTATACGCCATTTGCCACAGCATGAAGTTGGAAAGCCGCTGCTCACCACTTGTGCGAATGAGCAGATCAGGTGCGGGCAGGTCACAGTTGTACATAGCCCCAGCCACGACATCGGCATTGATGTCTTGCAGCGCCAACTCGCCTGACTGAACGCGTCTAGCCACACTACGACAAGCGTCGACAATTTCGGACCGGCCGCCGTAGCTGAGCGCAATATTGAGGACAAGCCCGTTACAATCGCCGAGAAACTCCTGTGTTTCCCGCAGTATTTTTTGTGATTTTTCTGGTAGGCGCTCAATACGCCCCATGACGCGCAGCTGCACGTTATTGGCCCGAAGCTCCTCACGCTCCTTCAAAAGATACGTGTTGAGTAGTGTCATGATGGCCAGGACTTCGTGCGAAGGTCGCCCCCAGTTTTCCTCACTAAAGGCGTAAAGAGATAGCACCTTGATCCCAAGCTGATCGGCGGCTTCCACCACCGCACGGACACTGTCTGCACCACACCGGTGGCCAAATACACGCGGACGACCGCGCGACTTAGCCCATCGCCCGTTACCGTCCATGATGATGGCAACATGGTTCGGCATAAGCTCGCGCTTAAGATGTTTTGCCAATTCCGGAAGCCGCTTGTCAGTCATCTGGAGTGCCCATACCACCTTGTAGTTTAAGGCTCCTTGGTATCACAGCGCACTTATGACGTCTACGCATTTGCAACGATAAGCCAAAGACTTCGGGGATCTAAGCACCATCGATGATTAAGACAAAGTTAAGCTTAGTCCCGAGTTTCTCTGCATGCCTGACCAACTCTGCGAGGTTGCCGCTCAAAAACTCTTCGCTAGCCCCAGTGATATCCAGAGCCAAAAAGGCGCGGCGACTGGCGCCAAAAGCCTGCTGGCAACTCCCCAATAGATGCTTCAAGCGGTAGGGCGTATCCATAATGACCATGGGTCGCGTCATCCCCGCGGCAGCTCTTAGGGCCGTGAGCCTGCGCCCCGGCTCCTGCGGCAGAAACCCCAGATAATGAAAGGCCCAGCAATCGAAGGGACAGGCCGCAATAGCCGCGGTCAGCGAGCTTGGTCCCGGAATCACCTGAACCTTCGCCCCTAGCCTATAGGCTATAGACACCAAATCACGCCCTGGATCCGCTAAACCAGGCGTCCCTTGGTCGCTCATGTAAGCCACCCATTGGCCCTTTTTGAGAGCAGCCTCACACTCAGCTAGTGTGTGCTTTTGATCGTGTTCGGAGTAGCGTAGATAGTCGCGATGAACACCTGCCGCCTTGAGAAAGCTGCGCGCCGGTCTGTCCTCCTCAAAAATGAGGAGATCAGCATGACGCAGGGCGTCCAGGCTGCGCTGCGGTATGTCACTAGGATCACCAATATGGGTGGATGCCATCGTCAAGCGTCCACGGCCGTCGGTCGCCACCAAATTCACTGTGAAGCTTTGCCTCCGCCATATGCGCGCGACCGCAAATAGTACGGCTTAATCGCCACGAGCAGGACTTTGATCATGGCCGAGACGGGCACTGCCAGAAGCACGCCCCAAAAGCCAAACCAATCTGCAAAGGCGAGCACCGAGAGCAGTAGCACTAGAGGATAGATCCCAACTCTGTCGCCTAAGACTCGAGGCGTGACCAAAGCCCCGTCTACCGCTTGCACAACGATAAACACCGAGATCACACCCAGAACCTGCCCCCAACCACTGAAATTGGACAGTAGGACAATCGCACTGAGAACCCCACCAACCACCACATCGAGATAGGGGATGATGCGGCAAATTCCGGCCACCATCCCAATCAGAAAGGCGGACTGCAAGCCAACAATGTTGAAGCCGATAATGTAAAGAACCCCGAGGATCCCTGCGACAATCGCTTGCCCCTTAAGCACACTACGAAAGGTCCGATTGGTGACAGCAAGTAACCGGCGTACCGACGGTTGTAGATCCCGCGGCACCAAATCACCTGCTGTCTTAGCGATGATCGGATAGTCCTTCAGCATGAAAAAATGGAGCACTGGCAAGAGCACCAGATAGACTATGCCGCCAGCGACCGACGTTCCTGTCTTCCAAATCCCAACGATGTTCGCCTGCGCATGTTGCGTCAGACGCCCGATGAGATGGCTAGCGCCAAAGACTTCAGAAAAATCATCGGGACTGATGACACCGAGATCAGCAAGCTGGTGACTGATTACCGGCAGCCAATGCTGCTGCACGACGCGTGCTGCATCGGGAAGTAAATGTCCGATGAGGAGCATCTGCTGATACAGCACTGGTACCAGCTTGAAGACACCAAAAATAATCAGCGCCGTGGATCCAAGGATCAAACTTAAAGCGGCTATGTTGCGCGGCACACCGCGACGCTCCAGTCCGTCAACGAGTGGCAGCAACAGATAGGTCAAAAATGCGCCCACTAAAATAGGCAGCATCAAAGCGCCATAGACCGTCGCCGTGACGAGAAAGAGACCCAAGACGGCCACGGAAAACCATAGCAAGCGCCGCAGTCCCGTCCAGTCTAGAGTCTGATTCCCATTCTGATTCTGGTCGCTCTGATTTTCTTCACTCACCGGCCCACTCCGCCTGGATGACGCGGTCACGCCGCTCCCAGTCTTTGTGACAAGTGACGTGACTCCAACCAGCCTCAGCCAGGATGGCCATGACTGCAGCCGCCTGGGTGTAGCCAATTTCCAGAGCCAAGTGCCCACCTTTTTTCAGGACGCTTGGTGCTGTGACCGCCAGGGAACGGTAAAAACTAAGGCCATCGGGAGCCGCAAACAAAGCATGCAAGGGCTCAAAACCGAGCACCGAATTAGGGAGCGATGCACGTTCGTCGGGTCGGATGTAAGGCGGATTAGACACCAATAAATCAAAACGTTCGCCAACCTGCCAAACGTCACTCTGCAAAGCATCGCAGCGACGGAAGGACA
Proteins encoded:
- a CDS encoding isoprenyl transferase, producing the protein MTDKRLPELAKHLKRELMPNHVAIIMDGNGRWAKSRGRPRVFGHRCGADSVRAVVEAADQLGIKVLSLYAFSEENWGRPSHEVLAIMTLLNTYLLKEREELRANNVQLRVMGRIERLPEKSQKILRETQEFLGDCNGLVLNIALSYGGRSEIVDACRSVARRVQSGELALQDINADVVAGAMYNCDLPAPDLLIRTSGEQRLSNFMLWQMAYTEFYFTDIHWPDFRKDQLVQALYEYTSRQRRFGLLAEDADPAARSGEVACDEMPLTAECHD
- a CDS encoding AI-2E family transporter → MATPRRLQSWPSWLRLVGVTSLVTKTGSGVTASSRRSGPVSEENQSDQNQNGNQTLDWTGLRRLLWFSVAVLGLFLVTATVYGALMLPILVGAFLTYLLLPLVDGLERRGVPRNIAALSLILGSTALIIFGVFKLVPVLYQQMLLIGHLLPDAARVVQQHWLPVISHQLADLGVISPDDFSEVFGASHLIGRLTQHAQANIVGIWKTGTSVAGGIVYLVLLPVLHFFMLKDYPIIAKTAGDLVPRDLQPSVRRLLAVTNRTFRSVLKGQAIVAGILGVLYIIGFNIVGLQSAFLIGMVAGICRIIPYLDVVVGGVLSAIVLLSNFSGWGQVLGVISVFIVVQAVDGALVTPRVLGDRVGIYPLVLLLSVLAFADWFGFWGVLLAVPVSAMIKVLLVAIKPYYLRSRAYGGGKASQ